Proteins from a genomic interval of Chionomys nivalis chromosome 7, mChiNiv1.1, whole genome shotgun sequence:
- the LOC130877104 gene encoding patched domain-containing protein 3, translating into MISSKVVPREEAQRETLSEGRLEAESSDEAGPSWAAGPPSERLPPLGQEAPPPRRCHTDCLEAPLSRSFQRLGAAVGSHPWLFLLGPALLTVALGTGLIFLPKEKENLEEQYTPIGSPAKAERRFVQGHFSTNDTYRFSASRTSSETNFASILVVSLTDSLLKPRTFTEVSKLDKAVQALKVVQENGPPILYKEVCAKYKTLCVPPNPLLYAWQHNLSLDLSSLTFPIHNMSNHFIYLAGFFGGNVLGQTVGRSQRLVESRALRLLYYLKTEDPEDSERSKAWLTHFLDHFNDMKSSLTLEETEVVYFTSLSRQLEFEATSKTVIPLFHLAYILIILFAVVSCFRLDCVRNKMWVAVSGVFCVALSVVSGFGLMLHIGVPFVIIVANSPFLILGVGVDDMFIMISAWQKTSLMESIRERLSNSYSKVAVSITITTLTNVLAFYTGISSSFRSVQYFCIYTGTTLLFCYFYSITCFGAIMALDGKREVACFRWLEKPDPKYASLKKSCCVPFGSTPDENGEDKHPMNLFFRDYFGPFLTTSKAKFFVVLIYIFYIISSIYGCFQVQEGLDLRNLASDDSYITPYFNVEEDYFSDYGPRVMVIVTESVNYWDGDVRQKLDNCMIKFEENEYIDKNLTEFWLKAYIQYMNNSGKDPNDKNTFMNNISGFLKVSPVFTYDINISSSNEIIASRGFIQTVRVSSSSNKKRMLLQLRGIAENCEVPLMVYNQAFIYFDQYAAIIENTVRNVMVASTAMLIVSLLLIPHPVCSLWVTFAIASVIVGVTGFMAFWNVNLDSISMINLVICIGFSFDFSAHISYAFVSSSETSVNKKSIEALYMLGYPVLQSAISTIIGVCVLSAAKAYIFRTFFKIMFLVMFFGAAHGLIFIPVFLTFF; encoded by the exons ATGATCTCCTCCAAGGTGGTGCCCCGAGAGGAGGCTCAGCGGGAGACGCTGTCTGAAGGTCGACTGGAGGCAGAGTCCTCCGACGAGGCTGGCCCTAGCTGGGCCGCAGGGCCGCCGTCAGAGCGCCTGCCGCCCCTGGGTCAGGAGGCACCTCCACCACGCCGCTGCCACACCGACTGTTTAGAAGCGCCCCTGTCGCGCTCCTTCCAGCGCCTTGGCGCCGCGGTGGGTTCGCACCCCTGGCTGTTTTTGCTTGGGCCTGCGCTGCTGACGGTCGCGCTGGGCACCGGCCTCATCTTCCTGCCCAAGGAGAAGGAGAACCTGGAGGAGCAGTACACGCCGATTGGCAGCCCTGCCAAGGCCGAGCGGCGCTTCGTGCAGGGTCACTTCAGCACCAACGACACGTACCGCTTCTCCGCCTCCAGGACCAGCTCCGAGACCAACTTCGCGTCCATCCTGGTGGTGTCTCTCACCGACTCGCTCCTGAAGCCGAGGACATTCACAGAGGTGAGCAAGCTGGACAAAGCGGTGCAGGCGCTGAAGGTGGTACAGGAAAACGGACCGCCGATCCTGTATAAAGAGGTGTGCGCCAAGTACAAGACGCTGTGCGTGCCACCCAACCCTCTGCTGTATGCCTGGCAGCATAACTTGTCATTGGATTTATCAAGCCTCACCTTCCCCATTCATAACATGTCCAACCACTTCATCTACTTGGCGGGCTTCTTTGGGGGAAACGTCTTGGGCCAAACCGTGGGAAGAAGTCAACGACTTGTTGAGTCCCGAGCGTTGAGGCTGCTGTATTACCTCAAGACCGAAGACCCCGAAGACAGTGAGCGTAGCAAGGCATGGCTGACTCACTTTCTTGACCATTTCAACGACATGAAGAGCAGTCTGACTTTAGAAGAGACAGAG gtAGTCTATTTTACATCCCTTTCAAGGCAGCTGGAGTTTGAGGCAACCTCCAAGACTGTGATTCCTCTGTTCCATCTGGCATACATTTTAATCATACTGTTTGCAGTTGTATCATGTTTCAG GTTGGACTGTGTAAGAAACAAAATGTGGGTAGCAGTCTCTGGAGTATTTTGTGTTGCCTTGTCAGTGGTGAGTGGCTTTGGCTTGATGCTGCACATTGGAGTCCCGTTTGTGATCATAGTTGCAAATTCACCATTTCTTATTCTTG GTGTTGGGGTTGATGACATGTTTATCATGATTTCTGCCTGGCAGAAGACCAGCCTCATGGAAAGCATAAGAGAACGACTCTCCAATTCATATTCAAAGGTGGCAGTGTCCATTACAATCACCACCCTCACCAATGTCCTTGCTTTTTATACGGGAATCAGCAGCTCTTTTAGGTCTGtacagtatttttgcatctatacaGGAACAACTCTGctcttttgctatttttatagTATCACCTGTTTTGGAGCAATTATGGCTCTGGATGGTAAAAGAGAAGTTGCGTGCTTccgctggctagaaaagccagacccaaaatatgcttcattaaaaaaatccTGCTGTGTCCCATTTGGTTCAACCCCAGATGAGAATGGGGAAGATAAGCATCCAATGAATTTGTTCTTTAGAGACTATTTTGGTCCTTTCCTCACAACTTCTAAAGCCAAGTTTTTTGTAGTGCTGATATACATTTTCTACATCATAAGCAGTATATATGGATGTTTCCAAGTGCAGGAAGGGTTAGATCTTCGGAACCTTGCGAGCGATGATTCCTACATCACACCATATTTTAATGTTGAGGAAGATTACTTTTCAGACTATGGCCCAAGGGTTATGGTCATAGTCACTGAGAGTGTCAACTACTGGGATGGAGATGTAAGACAGAAGCTGGACAACTGCATGATAAAgtttgaagaaaatgaatatatagaTAAAAATCTCACAGAGTTTTGGTTGAAAGCATATATTCAATATATGAATAACAGTGGAAAGGACCCTAATGACAAGAATACATTTATGAATAATATTTCaggttttttaaaagtttcccCTGTTTTTACATATGATATTAATATTTCCTCATCTAATGAGATCATTGCCTCCAGAGGCTTCATTCAGACTGTAAGGGTTTCTTCGTCAAGCAATAAGAAGAGAATGTTACTACAGTTACGAGGCATAGCTGAGAACTGTGAGGTTCCCTTAATGGTGTATAACCAGGCATTCATCTATTTTGATCAGTATGCTGCGATAATAGAAAACACTGTTCGAAATGTCATGGTTGCGTCAACAGCTATGCTCATTGTTTCTTTATTGCTAATTCCTCACCCAGTGTGCTCCTTGTGGGTTACTTTTGCTATTGCATCTGTGATTGTGGGAGTGACGGGTTTCATGGCATTCTGGAATGTTAATCTTGATTCCATATCCATGATTAATCTTGTTATTTGTATAgggttttcctttgatttttctgCACACATTTCCTATGCATTTGTTTCCAGTTCTGAGACCTCAGT